A stretch of DNA from Microbacterium sp. LWS13-1.2:
CGATCGTCTTCCACGCCGTACGGAAGGGCTACGAGCAGCAGGAGATCGGCTACGCCGCCGCGATCTCGCTCATCTTCTTCGTCGCCGTGCTGATCATCGCGCTCATCCAGCGCCGGCTGACGCGAGAGAAGGACTGACCCATGTCCGAGACCCGAACCCTCACCACGGCGCGTGACGCGCGTCGCCCGTCGCCGCCCGTGCGCCCCGTCCGCAGCGAGAAGTCCCATCGGCTGCGCGGAAAGATCCTCGTGTACATCGCGATGTCGTTGTTCGGCATGCTGTTCCTGTTCCCGCTCGTGTTCATGTTCGTGTCCAGCCTCAAGCCCGACGCGCAGATCCTGCAGGACGTCGATTCGGTGAACGCGTTCCTGCCCACCGGAGACATCAGCCTCGACAACTACTTCGGGGTCTTCGATCGCGTGCCCGTCGCGCAGTTCCTGTTCAACTCGGTGTTCGTCACCGTCCTCACCGTCGGACTCGGTCTCATCGTCAACTCGATGGCGGGCTTCGCGCTGTCGCGACTGCAGTGGAAGGGGCGCATCGTCGTCCTCGCCGTCGTGATCGCCACGCTCATCGTGCCGTTCGAGACGATCGCGGTGCCGATGGTCTACTGGGTGGCGCAGCTGCCGACGCTCGTGATCGAGGGCGGGGTGCTCAAGTACGACTTC
This window harbors:
- a CDS encoding carbohydrate ABC transporter permease, whose translation is MSETRTLTTARDARRPSPPVRPVRSEKSHRLRGKILVYIAMSLFGMLFLFPLVFMFVSSLKPDAQILQDVDSVNAFLPTGDISLDNYFGVFDRVPVAQFLFNSVFVTVLTVGLGLIVNSMAGFALSRLQWKGRIVVLAVVIATLIVPFETIAVPMVYWVAQLPTLVIEGGVLKYDFGWLNTYEVQIVPFIANAFSIFLFTQYFSTIPKSLDEAARIDGASWFTIYRRILVPLSGPAFATVAILTFLPAWNQYLWPLMVVQKEELRPVMVGMQYFFQLNTAWGEVMAYTSLITLPVLIVFLIFQRAFVSSIAASGVKG